The following are from one region of the Capsicum annuum cultivar UCD-10X-F1 chromosome 1, UCD10Xv1.1, whole genome shotgun sequence genome:
- the LOC124886514 gene encoding uncharacterized protein LOC124886514, with product MQNQLAILFLRRLPLLLLICLFLGKTTMLIQLSCLSLHHFHKTVLVFMLNQLAILFLPRRPIPVLLLLLISLSCWKKKILIHLSCLSLYLFMKTFQTPLCLRSNKFRRTLQNPLCLCFQNFLKTYLLRRILQTVLLLRLHRQCSIGSQDSSVLGNPSHKRCLFQESGEEKFFKKIKVTKDSWITKPLTKSDVNGCSRLLLPRQEVKNYVLPFMDEEQQYTICNDSCGIDVTVFDVDTQTEHSLTFKKWNGNFYLIKAWTAEFVKRRNLEKDDVISIR from the coding sequence ATGCAGAACCAACTAGCCATTCTCTTCCTCCGTCGACTTCCGCTACTGCTGTTGATCTGTCTTTTCTTAGGGAAGACGACGATGTTGATTCAACTTTCTTGTCTCTCCCTCCACCATTTTCACAAGACAGTGCTGGTATTCATGCTGAATCAATTAGCGATTCTCTTCCTCCCCCGTCGTCCAATTCCGGTGCTACTACTGTTGTTGATCTCTCTTTCATGTTGGAAGAAGAAGATATTGATCCATCTTTCTTGTCTCTCTCTCTACCTTTTTATGAAAACCTTTCAAACCCCACTGTGTCTCCGTTCCAACAAGTTTCGAAGAACCCTTCAGAACCCACTCTGTCTCTGTTTCCAGAATTTTCTGAAAACCTATCTGCTTCGAAGAATATTGCAAACAGTACTCCTCCTCCGTCTTCATCGGCAGTGCTCCATTGGTAGTCAAGATTCTTCTGTCTTGGGTAATCCTTCCCACAAAAGATGTTTGTTCCAGGAATCAGGGGAAgagaaattctttaagaaaatcaaggTGACAAAAGACTCCTGGATAACTAAGCCGTTGACAAAGAGCGATGTGAATGGATGTTCAAGGCTTTTGCTACCTAGACAAGAAGTGAAGAACTACGTATTGCCATTcatggatgaagaacaacaatataCTATTTGCAAtgattcatgtggaattgatgTTACTGTATTTGATGTGGATACACAGACAGAGCATTCTTTGACCTTTAAGAAATGGAATGGTAACTTTTACCTCATTAAAGCATGGACGGCGGAGTTTGTAAAGAGAAGGAATCTGGAAAAAGATGATGTGATTTCAATTCGTTAG